TGCACGATGCCTTCAAACTCAGGCGTGATCCGTTGGACCGCTTCGACCATGTACTGGCACGGTGCACAAGCTTCGGAATCGAGAGTGATGATGTCGACGATCACCTTCTCCGTCCTGCCGTACTCGGACATATCCAAAACGTCGTCGAGCGTTCGGGTTTCGGCCAGCGCCGCAACGGTTTCTTGACGGTAAGGATCATGGATCAGTTTACCGATCGCTTCCAGGTTCTCCGACGGCGTGTCGTAGGCGATGTCGCATCCAGGGGCGAGGACAAAACCAGTCTGTTCGCCGAGTCTTAGACATTCCATTGCGTTCTTTTCGGCGTCTTCGGGTTTTCCTAGCAACAGCACCGTGGTCAATTGCAAGTTCCCACCAAAGCTGAGTCCGTGTTGACGACACACATCGCGGACGAAATCTAGTGGAATGTTCTCATCCACACAAAGGTTGTGTGCCCCCGTTTTGCACATCGATTCGACGTTCTGCTGTGCATGGCCGCAGACGAAGAACGATCCCAGAGCATTCTTTTCGCGAATCTTGTCAAACAGGGGTTTGGTGTAGGGTGTGACAAATTCGGCGAATTGATCGGGCCCAATTTGGCTGGTCATGGGGTCGACCACCGCAATCACGTCACAACCGGCTTCGAGGTAGTACTGCGACATGGCTAGGCCAACTTCGCTACAGAAATTCAGCAGTTCTTCCACGAACTCGGGAGCATCGAACATCTTCATGAAGATATCGGTGCCCAGTAGGTGCAGCGCCAGCGTGAACGGTCCGGTCACCAACCCGTAAAGGGCAAGATCAGGATGCTCCGCACGCAATCGACGCGTGACGTCAAGCACAAGCGGTATGCGGCCGAGGTCGGGCCCAGGAACGGACAAATCGGCCAGCGACTTTCCATCCGCGAGTGGATGAGAACGGACCGAGGGTGGCGTGTCGGCAGACCACTTCAAATCGCAACCCAGTGTTTCCGCTTCGATTTGCAGGTCAAAGGCAACGGGAATTCCATCGGGCTGATAACGCTCGATCGCGGTCGACAACCCGCGATGCATCAAATCCACCGACTTCAAATAGTCCTCGGCTGAGATGCCTAGTAACGCCGCGGCATGACAACCGACAAAGGGAACCCACGGAGCACGTTGGGTTGCTTCGCCGAGGAATGCAGAGCGAATCAGCGAGATACCTTGCCCATCGTTCTTGGTGGCCATCGCGTTCGGATTCTCCTAAAAAAAGAACATCTATCGTCGAGTTGCATCAGGAACCAACGTACCGATCGTACAGTGATCTCGCTAGGCTTGGCTGATCGGTTCCTTCAATCACCGCACGGCCGTCAGCAAATAAAGTCAAGCGGATTTCGGAGGCCGATGAATCGGCTGCGGTATTTAGTCGCACGAAGAACCGGTTGACTCGCACCTCACCCTCCGACTGCCACCGTTGGGCAACTTGCTTTAGCGGAACGACGGATTTGGACGCAGGCGTGATTTGAACGGCCCGGCGTCCGCACAAGACCACCGTGGAACCCGCTGTTGAAGTGGCCCCATTCAAGAAGTCGAACTGTCGCTCCCCACACGCTCGGCAATCTTGGCTCAGCTCCGGTGCAATGGAAAGCTCCCTGAATCGGTTCTGCCAAAAATCGATGGACCAGACTTTCTCGTGAACGGCATCCCGATTGCCGGACAACCACTTCAACGCCTCCATGGCTTGTAAGCTGGCGATCGCGTGGGTCGCCGCTCCGATCACGCCAGCGGTGTCACACGTAGCCACCGATGCTGCGGCGGGCGGGTTGGGCACGAGGCAGCGGAAACAGGGCGAGCCATCGCCGCGGAACAACCGAACTTGGCCTCCCGCACCGACACAGCCGCCGTGGACCCAGGCGGTTTGCGTCTGGAGCGACCAATCATTCAGAAGGAATCGGATCGCGAAATTATCGGCTGCATCGATGACCAAATCCGATCCTTTCAACACTGGGTCGATGTTGTCGGCCGTCAAATCGACCACCACCGGTTCGATTTCGATCGAACCGTTGATGCTCGTCAATCGTTCGGCGGCGGCTTCCGCTTTGGCGATTCCATGGAGCGCGTCGGCTTCGTCGAACAGTGATTGACGTTGCAGATTGGTCCATTCCACAATGTCGCGGTCCACCAATCGCAAACGCCCCACGCCTGCCCTCGCCAATATTTCGCTCGCGACGGTGCCGAGGGCGCCGCACCCGAGTACCGCTACCGAGGATTCGCCGATACGCTGTTGGCCCGCTTGGCCAATTGGTGCGAATTGGATTTGTCGGGCGTAACGACGTTCTTTGGAATCTTCCATTAATCTTCTCAATTGACCTATGCGTGCAAACCCAGTTCCGAATCTTGAACGATTGCAAGATCGAGCGCTGTTGCTACGACAAATTCGCTCGTTCTTTGATGCTGCTGGATTCTTGGAAGTTCAACCGCCCTGTTTGGCAGCTGGCTGTGTGGTGGATCCCTACATTGATCCGATCAAGGTATCGGCCAAACAATTGGGGATCGCCGAGCCCCAGCTGGCGGGTGACTATTTTTTGCAGACGTCGCCCGAGTTGTCGATGAAACGGATGTTGGCTGCCGGAGCCCCTTCTATCTATAGCGTGGCGCCGGTTTTTCGTGCAGGGGAGCGAGGCGATCAGCACAACATCGAATTTACGATGCTGGAATGGTACGATGTTGGGGCCGATCTTGCTTCGGGGATCAAGACCCTCAGCGATTTCGCGTGTGCCGTACTCGACTACCCAGACTGCGAATGTGTGACGTACCGCGATCTGTTTCGGCGGACGCTCGGATTGGATCCCATCGAGTGCCGACTCGAACGCTTGGTCGAGATGGCTGCGTGCATCGACGATTCGCTGGCACATTCCTTTGCCTGCGACCGCGACGGGTTACTTGATCTGTTGTTCACTCAGCGGATCCAACCGATGCTGGGAATCGACAAGCCCACCATTGTCAAGAATTATCCGCTCAGTCAAGCCGCGCTCGCTCGAGGATGTAGCGATGACAGCGACTGTGCCGCTCGATTCGAGTTGTTTGCTCGCGGCGTCGAACTGGCAAATGGCTATGACGAGTTGCTCGATCCCGAGATCTTGATCGAACGCACGCGAATCAGTAATCAGCGTCGGATCGCCAGCGGCCGCGCGGCGCTTCCGGAAAACCACGCGTTGCTCGATGCAATGAGGCATGGCATGCCACCGTCCGCAGGTGTCGCCGTGGGCGTTGATCGATTGTTGATGGTCAAGACCCACGCCAACTCCATTGCGAGTGTGATCCCCTTTCCGATCGAAATTGCATAAACGGCCCAAGTTTCACGGCCTTTCGGCCTTTCGCTACAATACAGGAAGTGTCTTTCTAGCGATGAGCCGTTAAACTAAAGAGTCTCTTCACATCTAAAGCGAGCGGTTGGCATGAAACAAAACACATCTTCGACTCGGCGATTGGCCGTCAACGCGGCTTTCCTGAAGGATATCAAGGATGACAGCCATCATTTGAAAGTACTTCTGGAGAAAATCAGTCCCATGGTTTCGCATGAAAAAATTGCGAGCAACCATTGGGGTGAGATCGTCGAATTGTGGTCGGAACTGCGTGATCAACTGGCGCTTCATTTTTCGCTTGAAGAGGCATATGGGTATTTCGAAGAAGCAATCGATACGGCGCCGGAACTGAGTACGAAAGCCGAGCAATTACGCGGGCAACATACACAACTGTTCGAATCGATCCGCCGCCTTGTCGAGGCCGCCAGTGAGGCACCGGCGGATCAAGAAGAACGGATCGCAAAGCTTCTGACTCGCTACATGAGCTTCATCAAGTCGTTTCAGGTTCATGAGGAAGCGGAATTAACGCTCATTTTAGAGGCGCTCGACAGCGACCTTGGTGTTTGCGACTAACGCTCCGCTCCGCTGCGGCTGTGCCGGCCTAGGGTGATTTGACCATTTTCACGACTTCTAAAACGCTGGCGGGTGGCAGCGGCGGGGTGTGGGGTTTGTCGTGGTTCGCTCCGAGCGTTTCCCAGCGAAGGATGAATTTGGTATTCGGATCCGGTGAACGCCCCGAATCGCCAGCAAGCTGCACCGAAATGCCCTCAAATTCAATCGTCGGTTGCTGCATGGGTTCGGGGTAAGTTGCGTGGATCGAAACGGGCCGGTCGATCGGTAACAGCGAATCGGCGTCGAGAAATAGATTTCCAGTTCCATGATCTCGGTGCCAATAGCGAACCGCCAACACACCGGGTTCAACCAATTTGGGAGCGGTCGCGCGAATGCCAATGAATGGCATCGCCCCGCGACCGCCAAATGGGATCTCTTCGTTCCAGCGGGTGATCACATGCCGGTGCCACGCGCCGTTTTCAAACCTGGCAATGTAGATCTGCATGTGCTCGCTTTCATCGCGCCGGTGATACGTGATCATGGGGCGATTGTTTGGGTCGAATGAGAAATTCAATCCGCTGTTGATGATTCCTCCGCCGGGTGGAACGGGATCCACAATCAGTTCGCTCTGTCCAAGTGTCATCGGCAGCGTGATGGGATCTCCATCGGCCGTTTCCCAACGGCGCAAGTCTCGGCTCCGCGCGTGGGACAAATCATGATTCGTTGCACAATCGGGTGTGTCCCGCCAAACCCAAACGACGTGAAACCACCCGTCCGGCCCCTTTACCGGGCCAAGGGGATACGCATTTCGCATGCCTTCCCCCTCAAACAGAGGGGTGTCGAGGAATCGGCTCCAGCTTTTCGAATCCACGTCGTAGCGGTTGTAAAAGCGCCGTCCATTGCCGCTGCCGCCGCTGCGATAGTTGAACAGCAAATTGCCATCGGAGTCACTCAGGAAGTGGGGGTAGGTGCATTTTTGCTCATCGTTGCCCGTCATCGCTTGTGGCATCATCGTCGTAATGTCTCCCGGTTTTTCGGAACGGAAGTAAACCAGAGGCACACAGTGCATGTTGCCAGAGAGATGCAAATGGCCAGTCGAGTCAATCGCCATTGTGATGTAGTTGTGCGAATCCCATCCGATCTTGCTGGGTAGTGTGATGGATTGCCATTGCGTGCTGTCGAGTGCTCGGCTCGCGACGATCATCTCATGATGTTCGTTGTAGTAGGCAACGTATTGTTGGTTTTCGTTGGTCAGCAAACAAAAACCGACTCGGACCCACGACGGCACCTGATCGATCGCTACCTTTTCGGCTATTCGGTATTGCGCAGAGAGGCTCTCGCCAGCGCCGGATGACGAGACAAGCAGGAGGAGCGAGCATCCAAATGCCAAGAAACGGGCAGTCAGTGGGTACGGCATCAGAAATTGGGGGGTGAAACAGGGTGGGAAGAATCAAGGCGGAAGCGTTGTAGTTTAACAAATCCGACCGCGTGGATCGCATCATTGCGGAGCGCGTTCACCCAGATTTTTACTGCGAATCGCGTTTTTCTAGGTAAATCAGGCATTTGTGCAAGTGATTCTCGGTAGGGGCTGCGATCAGGCAATCGAGGTGACAGCAGTTTTGGGAGGGACAGGCAACCTTGGGTGTGTGTTAACAACCTGGATTCGAACCTCAATTGTGGGTGAATCCCTATTCACAGCCGGCTATTTCGTATAAGATTCTCGCTTGGTTGGTCGATTGTGCATCCGTCGCTAGCGTTCCTGGCCGACTCGCGCCGCTTCCCTCCGTCCTGTTTGGTGAGTTTCCAAGCAGGCACCTATTTTTAGTAGACCCGTGATAAGAAAGCGGGTTGTCCATCCTTGCACAGGAGTTTTGCGTTGGGCAGGAAATTGTATTGTGGGAACTTGAGCTTTGGCGTCTCAAGTTCAGATTTGGAGCAATTATTTGCTCAGTTTGGCACGGTCGAGAGTGCGCAGGTTATTACCGATCGCGACAGTGGTCGAAGCAAAGGCTTCGGTTTTGTCGAAATGGGAAGCGATGCGGAAGCTCAGGCAGCGATTACCGGATTGAACGAAGTTGAACACGAAGGACGGTCTTTGACCGTTAATGAAGCACGACCGCGCGAAGAGCGTGGCGGTGGTGGTGGCGGCGGCCGAGGTGGTCGCGGCGGCTACGGCGGTGGCGGTGGCGGCGGTGGTCGCGGCGGCTACGGCGGTGGCGGTGGCGGCGGCGGAGGTCGCGGCGGCTACGGTGGTGGTGGCGGAGGCGGCGGTCGTGACCGCGGCGATCGCTACTAAGTTTCACCGAAACGAATGAAATTGTTGAAAAGGGAATCGGCCTTGCGTCGACTCCCTTTTTTCGTGCGCCGTACGCGGTTGAACCCCACTGCCGCGTGCGTCACAATTCGCCCCATGAGACCTTCCGAACCCATCGTGCTTGGGCTCTGGCCGATCGCCGGAGTCACCACCCTTGGCGTGACGCCAACCGACGCGAACGCAACGATCGCCAAGGCGATTGAGAAAGGCGTCACCACCTTTGACACCGCGTACAGCTACGGCTACGAAGGTGACAGCGACAAACTCCTTCGGCCGTTTTTGCAGCGTGATCGTGACCGGTTCCAAGTGATTGGCAAAGTGGGCCAGCGTTGGACCGCTTCACACGAAAGGGTGGTCGACGGATCGCCCGAGCAGTTGACGGCCGATGCGGAAGAATCCCTACAACGACTTGGCATCGAGCGATTTGACCTGTTGATGCTTCACGCGGTGGATCCCAACGTGGATGTCGCCCGATCGGCTGCGGCGTTGGTGGCGCTGAAGCAGCGAGGCCTTTGCCAGGAGATAGGTGTTTGTAACGTGACCGCATCGGAGCGACGTGAGTTCGTCGCTTCGGCTCCCTGTCGCGCGATTCAAACGCCGCTGAATATGTTGCAACGTGAAGCACTTGAGCAATTGGTGCCCGATTGTCTTGCCGACCAAACGGACGTCTACGTTTACTGGACGTTGATGAAAGGCTTGTTGGCTGGCAAGATCACGCGCGACCATCAATTTGCTGAAGGCGACAGTCGTCCCAAGTATGCGGTCTTTCAGGGCGATACCCGTCGGCGTACTCATGATTTTCTGGACGCGATCCAGCCGATTGCGGACCAGCTGGGTTTGACGATCGCCCAGTTGTCGATCAGTTGGACCCTTTCACAGCCGGGAATCACGGCGGCGCTGGTCGGAGCCCATCGTCCCGAACAAATCGAGGAGACGTGTGGCGCAATGCGGCTCTCGTCGGCGACCGTCGCCCAAATCGATTCGCGGATCGCACAGCATGGCTTCTAAGGCGAGAGGCAAAAGAGCTCTTACCGTACCCCAGTTCTTAGCCGTGACGCACCGCTAGTCTCGTGTTGCAGCTCGCAGCCTGCACGACGACATCGGTTGTCCGTAGGTTCCATACCGACCGATTCACTTTTTCGATTCGCTGGATGGGGAAAAGACCTCGACGCCGCTCAACGTCCCACCGCCACGTTTTGGGCTTCCGCATGCGATGTAGATACGCCCGTTATGCACCACCGCTTGGCTGCCGTGGCGTCCTTGTTGCATGTTTGCCAATCGCGTCCAGCTTGCTGTTTCAGGGTCGAGCATCCAGCTGTTCGCGACAGCGGTTTCTGCGGTTTCGCCGCCAAAGTAGATGATCTTACCCGCGATCGCGACCACCCCGCCGGCCGCGGTGCCGATCGGCAACGGTGCGTCTTCAAGCGTCGACCAGGTCCCCGATTGAAAATCGTAAACGTCGACGGCGGTTTCGGTGGCTCCAAAAAACGCACCGAACTGCGGCGTGTGCAAACTGGTGTTGCGGCCGCCGATGCAATAGAACTTGTCACCGACAACGACCGCATGAAAGTGGTCACGAATGTGCGGCGCGTCGGGCAATCGCTTCCATTGCCCGGTGGCGGGGTCGTACTCGTCAAACCAGTTGTTCGTGCCGCTGGTGTGGCCCAAGGTGATTCCGCAGGCCATGTAGATCTTGCCGTTATAGATGGCGGTACCCGCACCACCGCGGCGTCGATCTTCAGGGATGGGATCCCCAATCGTCCAAGCGTCTGAAATCGGATCGTAGATTTGCACGTTTTCCATCGGTGGTTCTTTGGGGTATTTCCCGGTCATTGCACCGACGATGTAGATTTTGTTGTTCCAGACGACGCTTTGAAAATGGTGAATCAATGGCGTCGTGACGCTCATCGTATCCCAAACGCTGCTGTCAGGATCGAAACGATCGATTTGGCGTGATTCTCGTCCACCAATCAAGTAGAACTTGCCGTCGTGATTGACAAAGGTTGTTTCATGACGTGCCGTGGGTTTACCCTTGGTTTCCAATGTCTGCCAGCGTCCTGTTGAAACGGCCGAATTGGCATCCACAACCGCGTCGTCGTTTGCGAGCGTTCGGCGATCCCAGGTCGACACAGTGAAACCGAACACGAAGAGACAGACGACCGATACAAGGGGCCGAGAAAATCGTAGGGCGGCACGGCCGCAGCGAAGCGAGCTGCCGCTCGGAGTGGCGTTGGCCCGCTCCCGTTGGTCGCTAGAATCGTGTTGAATTAATCTCCATTTCGCCGATAACTGATGTAGGGCGGCACGGCCGCAGCGAGCGAGCCGCCGCTCGGGGACATCATCATGGCAAGAGGATAGGGACTCGTCCGATGACTGATTTTGAGTCGTTTGGGTGAACATGGATGCAACAGGGTTCCGGGGGGTGAAGAGTGTTTGCTGGTGGGCTGTCAGCACTAAATCTTAGGGTAGTGGATTTCGCCAGAAATCCGTAACTCAAATAGTCTTGGAGACTTCTGGCGAAGTCCACTACGTCCCAACTCGCAGTTTTATACTTGACAGTCCACTCGTATTCCGCCGCAGCTCAATGTTCGGGAAGGGCCGCTTCCTACCGGCCACACTCTCAAGCGATTTGGCCGGCGGGAACCGGCCCTACTCCGAACGCCTACTCGCAATTCAAGCTGAGTCGGAATACGAGCGATTGCCAATCGATGCTAACGTAGTGACAGCGACCCGGCAACGATTGAGGTCGCGGAAAGGGGATGCCCCGCCCCCGATTTGCTAAGTGGAAGGCAGGAAGGGCGAAAATGCTCGATTACCTATTTAGTTGCGGCAACTCGGCCGCCGCTTTGGGATCGGGAATCCATAGATCTTCGACTTGTTGCCCCCCGGCTTCGTGTCGCATCAGCAAATAGACGCCTCCAATGAGTGCCCAGGCAAAGGCGAAACAGCTCGCGATCGGGAGGATGGATAGAATTTGGCCAACCCAGCCAGATAGTTCAGCCGGCGCGGCCGCCAAATCAAGAACCGTCCACGAAATCAATGCGGCAGTCAATGCAACGGTGGTCGCCAACAACGCGACGACCATCAGCAGCACCCAGGCAACGGCCAAGTGGATCAGCAAGTGCAGAGGTCTGCGGTAAAGGTACTCGTACCCTCGGCTTAGCGAGTCGAGCGAATCGGGGTCTTTTTCATTTGACAAGGCGGACCAAGCGAGCGGGACCGCGACGTTGGCTCCGAAAGCCAAAAGACCGCAGGGGATGCTGAGTAGCGCAATGAAGATTGCTCCGGGGATTTGAACCGCGAGACTCTCGGGGGCCAATCGAGTGCCCCAGGCGACGGCGAAGATCATCACGGCCATCATCAACACACATGCGAACGGAACAAGTGCCGCAATCCAAGCCGACGGGGATCTCTTGACCGCCATTCGAGATGCTTCCGCGATGGGCATCATGCTACGGCCTGCCGTCAACAAGGCTCCTTGGCGGGCGAACACGAGGGCTGCTGGAGCCCAAACGAGCAGCGTCCAGAGGATGGAACCACCACATGCCAACAGACTTCGGTCTGCCAGCCCCGGATGGAACAAGGTGGTCGCATTGATCCCGCGAAAATATCCCGTCAGTTGGGTGAGCGAGTCGTTGGAGGCATGCATCAGGGATGTGGCACTTCCATCAATGGCAGCCAATTGCAACCGTTCGTGCGAAACGCAGTACGGCCCAAGCCACCAAACCATCAACGTCAAGACGCTCAGACTCACCATCGTTGGCGAACCGGCAAACCGCAGCGTCCGCACCAAACGCAACCAGCCGAACAGGTCAACCCATTCGCGCACCCGGCTGAGAATCCCGACCTCCAAATCATGGCCGGTGTGCACGGTCACTCCGTCGTGCTGGTTGGAGGTGGGAGGTGTCGTTTGACTCATTTCGATTCCTAAACGCTTCTCGTCGCGACGGGTCGGCTTCCGACCAAAATTTAGCGGAACGATACACGTTGCCATAGCCGCGGGTTGGGAATCGGTGATCTCGTCGTTGGGGTTCCCGCTGATTCGACTCGTGCCGAGACGAACCAGCTTTGGTTGGCGTGGATGGGCAAAGCCGACAAGTCGCGTCGAAGAATCGCAAGCTCGAAATCGATCGTCTGTTCCGTCTCCTTTGTCGCGACGTACCACGTCGGTTGCCACTCGGTGTGGCCGTCGACTGCATCATGCGTCTTGCCCGAGGTTGTGGTTTCCAGCTCAAATGCGGTTAGCAAGTCGAGATCGGTGTCTACGAGAATGTGCAGTCGATCGGATTGACTGAGGTCATGGTCCCGATTCGTTTTGGATTCCATCTCCGTTGGGTCGTGTTGAAGCAACGTTTTCTCGCAGCGAACGAACAGATAGACAAACTGATCGTCGTAACCCATTTGAAAGGGTGCGGCGCCGTCGACCGCTCGGCCCGTCGATTGCCAGAACGGTTCGTCGTTCGAACCGTCCAGCTTAGGACGCTCGGTCGCTTGGGCTGCGACCACACTGGCCGACGGGTTGTCTTGAAGCAAGGGGGTCCAATCGTTCGAGGACGGCGTGTTTACCAATCGGCGGTAGTTTCCCGATTCGGGGCTCACGACTTCCAACGAATCCGCATCACCTCGTTGGCGTGAAGCTTCACCCGCAATCAAGACAAGCGGGTGAAATTCCCATGCCAAATCCACTTCACGGGTTCGATTGGAAGTGGCCCCTTGTTTGCCGAGCGGCGTTGGGTTGGCCACGGCCACCTGCAAGGGGCTGATTCCTGACGCTTGCGTCACACGGTTTGCCTCGATTTGGAAGGGTGATACCGCGACCTGCTGGATCGTTGGCTCTGTGGTCGATTGACCGGCGACCGCTGCGGACATCGCGATCACGCTGCGCAATTTTTGCCACTCGCGACTGTTGAGCATGGCATCGAGCCGTAGACCGGACCATTTTCCAAACGAATGGTCGGCGAATCGATCGACGCAGTGCCGCAGCAACTGCTCTTGAAAGGAAATGGCCAGCGGGAGGGTCTTTGAATCGAAATGATCAAGTTTCTTATGGATGGACCATGCCAATCGCAACTGGTCTTGAGTCGCCGTTTGATCGAGTAGTGTCTTCAGCGACTTCGCGAATGCATCGGCTGAGGAGCTGTGGCGAATCAATTGTTCGACTCGCCTCGATTCGCTCAAGCGAGCCTGAACCACCTGCAACTCACGCCGATTCGCCCGTTGCTGCTCCAATGCGAGTTTTTGTCCTGGATCCATCGGAAGACCCGCGGTGACCGAATCACCACGACGAGAACGGTCCGCCATGTCGTAGAAATACTTCATGGAAATCATCGCCTCGGAGGAGGTTTCGGGCGCGACGTACTGAAGTGAATCCTCCCATAAATCGTTCGCCACGGCTCCGACAAGAGGCATCAGGGCGTTCGGATGAAGCGTACGGTCGCCCCCGCTTTGCCAGCTGTAACGGATTACGCGGCCAATTCCCGCTGCGACCGCAAGTTGGGTGAAGGCGTCACGAGTGCCGCTGTCGAGCGACTGATCGACAACAACGACGCTGGGCCGATGAATGGAGATCCAGTTCTTTGCTTCCACGGCAATCGCATGGCCCGCCGCATCGGCAGGATGGATCGCATCCACGGCTGCAGCGCCGAGCGCCGCAGCAGCCTGACGGGCCAGTTCCAATTCGCCACTCGATTTGGCGTCTCGCAGCAGCACACTGATCCGTTGTCCGCTTGCCAATGCTTCGGATCCTATCAAGGGCCACGGAACCGTGGCGGCGTTGCGGGCGATGATCAAGACGGCCGTGCGTCGTTGGCTTCCACGGATGGCTTCCCAGTTTCCAGATGGACGCTCGCTGCGAAGAATCACACCGTGATCGCCGACTGCGAACCAAGTGCTTGCACCGGAACCTTGTTGGACGTCAGCAACGTCACGAACCACGGTTGACGCACCCGTGGCTTGGACCCATGCCAATCGGACTGCCGAATCCGCCTCGCGAGGCAACTCAGACGGGCCGTCCAATTCACCCGTGCTGGTCCACGATCGTCCACCGTCGTGACTTTCGAACTCGCGAGATTCTGCGGCCGAGGACCAATCGCCGATGGCCACCACGGCGTTGTCTTGTTTGCGCCGGCTCAACGTGGCCAGTCGCGGTAGTTCCTTGTCGCTGCCTCGCTGCCATCGTTTGCCACCATCGTCGGACCAAATGACGACCGCTCGGCTGATTTGGGTGATTCGGTCGTATTGCCCCCCCACGGCAACCGCTTGGGTATCATTGATCCAAATCACATCGTTCAACCCACAAGCCACGCTGCTGGATTGTTGTTGCCAGGAAGTCCCGGCGTCCTCGGATCGCAACAAGACGCCATGGTCGCCAACCGCCAATCCAAGTTGGCCGTTTGGGCTAAAACCAATCGCCTGCAGCGATGCGTCTTCGCGGAGCCGCTGGCTCGGGGTGTACGAGGCGGCGGATTGCATGGCGGATTGGGCGGCCAAATTGGGCGAAAGGCAAGCCGCGGTAAGCCAAGCCGTGGTAAGCCAAACGGCGATCAGGCAGAACCTCGCCTTGGTTTTGCTTCGGAGACGTGTCGGTTTCATTGCTTAAGCCATCCATCCTTTGACCAGTACCAAAGTTCCCAGCAGAGCGGCCCATCCGAGAAAAAGATTCGCGGCGACATAGACCGATGCGGCCAGCCATCGTTGTTCGTCGGCCAGAAAGATCGATTCGGCAGCGAACGTAGAAAATGTGGTCAACGCGCCGAGAAAACCGACCCGAAGGCCCAGCAATGCCGCGGGGGAAATCGCAGCGGATGCGGCGCAGTATTCCGCTAAACCGCCGATTGCGGCGCATCCGATCACGTTGGCGATCGTCGTGCCTACCATCGCACTGCTGCCGGGGATCGCGATGGCCGTCAAGGTGATCCCATATCGGGCGACCGCTCCACATGCTCCTCCAGCCGCTACGGCTACGAGATTGGACCAAGTTGTCATTGTCTGAAACCGAATGAACCATTGCCTAAGTCGAGGTGCCAACTTACGTTAGACGCGTAGCGTCGGTCTTTTGGCTGGCGGCGTAAACGTCAATTTTCGAAACTTCCT
This window of the Novipirellula artificiosorum genome carries:
- a CDS encoding Kelch repeat-containing protein; its protein translation is MFTQTTQNQSSDESLSSCHDDVPERRLARCGRAALHQLSAKWRLIQHDSSDQRERANATPSGSSLRCGRAALRFSRPLVSVVCLFVFGFTVSTWDRRTLANDDAVVDANSAVSTGRWQTLETKGKPTARHETTFVNHDGKFYLIGGRESRQIDRFDPDSSVWDTMSVTTPLIHHFQSVVWNNKIYIVGAMTGKYPKEPPMENVQIYDPISDAWTIGDPIPEDRRRGGAGTAIYNGKIYMACGITLGHTSGTNNWFDEYDPATGQWKRLPDAPHIRDHFHAVVVGDKFYCIGGRNTSLHTPQFGAFFGATETAVDVYDFQSGTWSTLEDAPLPIGTAAGGVVAIAGKIIYFGGETAETAVANSWMLDPETASWTRLANMQQGRHGSQAVVHNGRIYIACGSPKRGGGTLSGVEVFSPSSESKK
- a CDS encoding fluoride efflux transporter FluC; translation: MTTWSNLVAVAAGGACGAVARYGITLTAIAIPGSSAMVGTTIANVIGCAAIGGLAEYCAASAAISPAALLGLRVGFLGALTTFSTFAAESIFLADEQRWLAASVYVAANLFLGWAALLGTLVLVKGWMA